One window from the genome of Glycine soja cultivar W05 chromosome 12, ASM419377v2, whole genome shotgun sequence encodes:
- the LOC114379561 gene encoding auxin-induced protein X10A-like gives MGFRLPGFRKASFSSNQASSKVEDVPKGYLAVYVGEKMKRFVIPMSYLKQPSFQDLLNQAEEEFGYDHPMGGLTIPCKEDEFLSITSNLNDL, from the coding sequence ATGGGTTTTCGTCTTCCTGGTTTCAGAAAGGCGTCCTTTTCTTCAAACCAAGCATCTTCTAAAGTTGAGGATGTCCCAAAGGGTTACCTTGCAGTCTATGTTGGAGAGAAAATGAAGCGGTTTGTTATCCCCATGTCATACTTGAAACAACCTTCCTTTCAAGATTTGTTGAATCAAGCTGAAGAAGAATTTGGGTATGACCATCCAATGGGTGGTCTCACAATACCATGCAAGGAGGATGAGTTCTTAAGTATCACCTCTAACTTGAATGACTTATAA
- the LOC114378209 gene encoding auxin-induced protein 15A-like, producing MGFHLPGIRKALFAVNQASSKAIHVPKGYLEVYVGENMKRFVIPVSYLNQPSFQDLLSQAEEEFGYDHPMGGLAIPCSEDVFQCITSCLN from the coding sequence ATGGGTTTTCATTTGCCTGGTATCAGAAAGGCATTGTTTGCAGTGAATCAAGCATCTTCAAAAGCCATTCATGTGCCAAAGGGCTATCTTGAAGTATATGTCGGAGAGAACATGAAGCGGTTTGTGATCCCTGTGTCATACTTGAACCAACCTTCCTTCCAAGACTTGTTGAGTCAAGCTGAGGAAGAATTTGGGTATGATCATCCCATGGGTGGCCTTGCAATTCCTTGCAGCGAAGATGTTTTCCAATGTATAACTTCTTGCTTGAATTGA